A genome region from Rhodopseudomonas boonkerdii includes the following:
- a CDS encoding sensor histidine kinase yields MRFRSIMLQVVFLHTIAIVCAAVILPLMLYKTLDADVDQLQQDALKDKALRIVDHLKRKEGGWSLDLPAGLRDQYSQAYGRYSYVILDDAGVTLFSSRPDETHLYPVDDDGKTTSFYQETTTRGARTIAGVSMKRSLDGRSVWVQVSENLSHRDVIVDDLVANYFNQVGWITAPVLIFLVAVDFLILRRAVRPLLDASAKARSIGPERIDLRLPVRNIPIEIRPLVVAVNQAFDRLERAFRAQRDFAADVAHELRTPLTILRGRIETLSDKATRSTLNDDVVGMTRVVNQLLDAADLETVVIDWNEKVSLHDICVEIAAFLTPLALSQGKQISVTSARNLDVIPGNAEMLRRAIRNLVENALRHTRDGSVVELVVRSSSCVSVLDRGPGIPVGERALIFQRFWRRDRRAGSVGLGLAIVKRIVEAHGGDVEVCDRAGGGSEFIMALLPRDEWHDDDLVESDGARSASLL; encoded by the coding sequence ATGCGATTTCGTTCCATTATGCTTCAGGTCGTGTTCCTTCACACGATAGCGATTGTCTGTGCTGCGGTCATTCTGCCGTTGATGCTCTACAAGACGCTCGACGCTGATGTCGATCAACTGCAGCAGGATGCTCTGAAGGATAAGGCATTACGCATCGTCGATCATCTTAAGCGCAAGGAAGGAGGGTGGTCACTCGACTTGCCGGCTGGACTGCGCGATCAGTATTCGCAAGCCTATGGACGCTATTCCTACGTTATTCTTGACGACGCGGGCGTAACTCTTTTCTCCTCGCGACCGGATGAAACGCATCTCTACCCTGTCGATGACGATGGTAAAACAACATCGTTTTATCAAGAGACCACGACGCGGGGGGCTCGTACCATAGCCGGCGTAAGCATGAAACGGAGTCTGGATGGCCGGAGCGTCTGGGTACAGGTCTCGGAGAATTTATCTCATCGCGATGTCATCGTCGATGATCTGGTTGCAAACTACTTCAATCAGGTCGGCTGGATCACTGCGCCAGTGCTCATATTTCTTGTCGCGGTGGATTTTCTGATCCTTCGTCGTGCGGTGCGTCCCTTGCTGGATGCGTCAGCGAAAGCCCGCAGTATCGGACCAGAAAGGATTGATCTGCGGCTTCCCGTGCGGAATATCCCGATTGAGATCAGGCCGCTGGTTGTCGCTGTGAATCAGGCTTTTGATCGTCTTGAACGTGCTTTCCGAGCCCAGCGCGATTTCGCTGCCGATGTGGCGCACGAGCTTCGAACGCCTTTGACCATCCTTCGCGGCAGGATCGAGACTTTGTCTGACAAGGCGACTAGGAGCACGTTGAACGACGACGTTGTGGGGATGACCCGTGTCGTGAATCAATTGCTGGATGCGGCAGATCTCGAAACGGTCGTTATCGATTGGAACGAGAAGGTGAGTTTGCACGACATCTGCGTGGAGATCGCTGCTTTTCTCACTCCGCTCGCGCTTTCCCAGGGAAAGCAGATATCGGTCACCAGCGCTCGCAATCTCGATGTTATCCCGGGAAATGCCGAGATGTTGCGTCGTGCGATCCGAAATCTGGTTGAAAATGCGCTGAGGCATACCCGTGATGGCTCGGTCGTCGAACTCGTCGTCAGGAGCAGCAGTTGCGTAAGCGTTCTTGATCGTGGTCCGGGCATTCCGGTAGGCGAGAGAGCGCTGATCTTTCAGAGGTTTTGGCGGCGCGATCGACGCGCAGGCTCTGTCGGTCTTGGATTGGCGATCGTCAAGCGGATCGTGGAAGCACACGGAGGCGACGTGGAAGTATGCGATCGAGCGGGAGGCGGATCTGAGTTTATCATGGCGCTTCTTCCTCGGGACGAATGGCATGATGACGATCTGGTGGAGAGCGATGGGGCGCGGTCGGCGTCTCTCCTTTGA
- a CDS encoding response regulator transcription factor, which translates to MRILVVEDNPELADIISRGLKDAGFESDWVADVATARDSLNATRYAALILDLGLPDGDGLLVLRELRSRNDPIPVLVLTARGGVQDRISGLRTGADDYLVKPFAFEELVARIEALLRRPDQLLGRSLSLSNMVLDTEGKQLLVDGQPRILFGREFEVMEMLLRRKGSVVSRKIMEDQIFGLSGEVGSNAVEVYVHRVRRQLAAMNARVKILNVRGVGYILTEDS; encoded by the coding sequence ATGCGAATACTGGTTGTCGAGGACAATCCTGAACTTGCAGATATTATTTCGAGGGGCTTGAAGGACGCTGGATTTGAGAGCGATTGGGTCGCCGATGTTGCGACGGCGCGCGATTCGCTGAACGCAACGCGATATGCCGCGCTGATACTCGATCTCGGCCTTCCGGACGGAGATGGACTGCTCGTTCTGCGGGAGCTCCGTTCTCGGAATGATCCGATCCCGGTGTTGGTTCTTACGGCGCGCGGAGGGGTGCAGGACCGTATCAGCGGACTGCGGACCGGGGCAGACGATTATCTGGTGAAGCCATTTGCATTCGAGGAGCTGGTTGCGAGGATCGAAGCTCTTCTACGCAGGCCCGATCAGCTCCTGGGGCGGTCATTGTCCTTATCGAACATGGTGCTCGACACAGAAGGGAAGCAACTTCTTGTCGATGGGCAACCGAGAATACTGTTCGGGCGCGAGTTCGAAGTGATGGAAATGTTGCTCAGACGCAAGGGCAGTGTTGTGTCGAGGAAGATCATGGAAGATCAAATCTTCGGCCTGTCGGGAGAGGTGGGGTCGAACGCCGTTGAGGTTTATGTGCACCGGGTGCGACGGCAGCTGGCTGCAATGAACGCGCGCGTGAAGATCTTGAACGTTCGCGGAGTGGGATACATTTTAACGGAAGACTCCTGA
- a CDS encoding branched-chain amino acid ABC transporter permease: MSFIQAILDGLLVGGVYAVISIGLTLVYGVMGIVNFAQAEFLMIGMFVSWFAWAYLGLDPVLAAPLSFAVAFALGWLVQGQLISRVLKAPSVAQIFLTVGLLIVLENGALLSFGSQFRSVTTSYQTMSLSLGSLFISVPYLIAFSMSLACGVALWWFMRTSWFGRAMRATAQNPMAAQLMGIDTALMYKMAFALGVGLTAFGGAVILPYVTVFPQVGGQFVVLMFTVVVLGGLGSVAGAVVGGLAVGVIQALSALFFPIQLQNLVLFLVFILVLAVRPQGLVGASR; the protein is encoded by the coding sequence GTGTCGTTCATTCAAGCGATATTGGACGGCCTCCTGGTTGGCGGCGTTTACGCCGTCATCTCGATTGGCCTGACACTCGTCTACGGCGTGATGGGCATTGTGAATTTCGCGCAAGCAGAATTCCTGATGATCGGCATGTTCGTATCATGGTTTGCCTGGGCCTATCTCGGCCTCGATCCCGTTCTGGCGGCGCCACTGTCATTTGCGGTGGCGTTTGCGCTGGGATGGCTGGTGCAGGGGCAGCTGATCTCGCGCGTGCTGAAAGCGCCGTCCGTGGCCCAGATCTTTCTAACGGTCGGTCTTTTGATTGTGCTCGAAAACGGCGCGCTTCTTTCCTTCGGATCGCAGTTCCGTTCGGTCACGACATCATATCAGACGATGTCGCTGTCACTCGGATCGCTGTTCATCAGTGTGCCGTATCTCATCGCATTCTCGATGTCGCTGGCTTGCGGCGTTGCTTTGTGGTGGTTCATGCGCACCAGCTGGTTCGGTCGCGCCATGCGCGCGACTGCACAAAACCCCATGGCGGCGCAACTCATGGGGATCGATACGGCCCTGATGTACAAGATGGCTTTTGCGCTCGGCGTCGGTCTTACCGCCTTCGGCGGCGCCGTCATTCTTCCCTATGTCACGGTGTTTCCGCAAGTCGGCGGGCAGTTCGTCGTCCTCATGTTTACGGTCGTCGTGCTTGGCGGCCTGGGCAGCGTCGCTGGTGCGGTGGTCGGCGGTCTTGCGGTTGGCGTCATCCAGGCGCTGTCTGCGCTGTTCTTCCCGATCCAGCTGCAGAATCTCGTTCTCTTCCTGGTCTTCATTCTCGTGCTCGCCGTCCGGCCGCAGGGTCTCGTGGGAGCAAGCCGATGA
- a CDS encoding GntR family transcriptional regulator has translation MAENDSDLNVTRETTSLRQLVENRLRSAIGSGRFKPGQRLIERELCEQTGVGRTSIREALRQLEAEGLVTTIPHRGPVVSTITVEEAAQLYDLRGLLEGYAGRECARRRDPEIIARLRKQFVRMGEVAGQEDRSDLLAAKTEFYAALLEGCGNGFVERFLKMLLNRVTVLRMTSMTQANRIGTSLHEIETILTAIENGDEAGAERACVLHIQNAAKVALDALSRSD, from the coding sequence ATGGCAGAAAACGACTCGGACCTGAACGTCACGCGCGAAACGACGAGCCTGCGCCAGCTGGTGGAAAATCGGCTGCGATCAGCGATTGGCAGCGGCCGCTTCAAACCGGGCCAGCGGCTGATCGAGCGCGAACTCTGCGAACAGACCGGTGTGGGCCGCACGTCGATCCGCGAGGCCCTGCGGCAGCTCGAAGCCGAAGGCCTCGTCACAACGATCCCGCATCGGGGCCCCGTCGTCAGCACGATCACCGTCGAAGAAGCGGCACAGCTTTACGATCTGCGCGGATTGCTGGAAGGTTATGCGGGCCGCGAATGTGCACGGCGCCGCGACCCGGAAATCATCGCACGCTTGCGCAAGCAGTTCGTGAGGATGGGCGAAGTCGCAGGCCAGGAAGACCGGAGCGACCTTCTCGCCGCCAAGACCGAATTCTACGCTGCACTGCTCGAAGGCTGTGGCAACGGTTTCGTCGAGCGCTTCCTGAAAATGCTGCTTAACCGCGTCACGGTCCTGCGCATGACATCCATGACGCAGGCCAACCGGATCGGCACCAGTCTGCACGAGATCGAGACGATCCTGACCGCCATTGAAAATGGCGACGAGGCAGGCGCTGAACGCGCCTGCGTTCTGCACATTCAGAACGCCGCAAAGGTCGCGCTCGACGCTCTCAGCCGCAGCGACTGA
- a CDS encoding NAD(P)-dependent oxidoreductase yields MTNSAAIIPPAKVTVIGLGNMGRPMAACIARAGFQVMGFDLSTDARNAFAKEGGNAAATIDEAIVDAAAIVTLLPDGKIVRAAIEGFKAKLARGTVIIDMSSSAPLGTRALGEELIAEGFEFIDAPVSGGVKRAISGTLAIMAGGAHATIDRADRILLSMGPAAFRTGPLGSGHAAKALNNYVSAAGLAAAAEALAIGSKFGIEPNTLVDVLNASTGRNNSTENKLKQFMISESYASGFAMALMAKDIQTADELAHQIGVKAPLADEITAMWNNALKQLGPKSDHTEIGRYLTADK; encoded by the coding sequence GTGACGAATTCAGCAGCAATCATCCCGCCCGCCAAAGTGACCGTGATCGGACTTGGCAATATGGGCCGGCCGATGGCCGCCTGTATCGCCCGCGCGGGATTTCAGGTGATGGGCTTCGACCTGTCAACGGATGCGCGAAATGCCTTCGCAAAGGAAGGCGGCAATGCCGCTGCGACGATCGATGAAGCGATCGTTGATGCCGCGGCGATCGTGACGCTGCTTCCGGACGGCAAGATCGTGCGTGCCGCTATCGAAGGCTTTAAAGCCAAGCTGGCCAGAGGCACCGTGATCATCGACATGAGCTCCTCCGCTCCACTCGGCACCCGCGCCCTCGGCGAAGAGCTGATCGCGGAAGGTTTTGAGTTCATCGATGCGCCGGTCTCCGGCGGCGTGAAGCGCGCCATCAGCGGCACGCTGGCGATCATGGCCGGTGGCGCTCACGCGACCATCGACCGCGCTGACAGGATCCTGCTCTCCATGGGCCCTGCCGCTTTCCGCACCGGCCCGCTCGGCTCCGGCCACGCCGCCAAAGCGCTCAACAACTACGTCTCGGCCGCAGGTCTCGCCGCTGCGGCAGAAGCGCTCGCCATCGGAAGCAAATTCGGTATCGAACCGAACACGCTCGTGGACGTGCTGAATGCCTCGACCGGCCGCAATAATTCAACCGAGAACAAGCTCAAACAGTTCATGATCTCGGAGAGTTATGCGTCTGGCTTCGCTATGGCGCTGATGGCGAAGGACATTCAGACCGCCGACGAGCTCGCGCATCAGATCGGCGTCAAAGCGCCCCTCGCCGATGAAATCACGGCCATGTGGAACAACGCGCTCAAGCAGCTCGGGCCTAAGTCTGATCACACCGAGATCGGCCGCTATCTCACCGCGGACAAGTGA
- a CDS encoding branched-chain amino acid ABC transporter permease — protein sequence MKRWIAIALVVLIAAAVPQFLSPTGYWIRVFTFTLLFAAMAQAWNLIGGLANQLSLGHAAFFGIGAYTSTILLLKFGISPWIGMFAAGALGGLAALIIAIPTMRLQGHYFALATLAFGEVARVIANVWTSLTGGPGGLSVPFVPPSFAAYSFKQLLPHAYIALAALVIVTVIFEVIRRGAMGYRLRAIRENAAAAEVIGIDTTKVKLQTAVISGVLTAMLGTLFAQVAVFFDPDTVFSAASISIRVALIAIIGGVGTAVGPILGAFFIVPIEELMNDLFSSGAAGLSQLIFGVILIVVILWRPRGLVTIFETLRARLQGKGAQS from the coding sequence ATGAAACGCTGGATTGCGATTGCACTCGTTGTTCTGATTGCGGCGGCGGTACCCCAGTTCCTGAGCCCGACCGGATATTGGATCCGCGTCTTCACCTTCACGCTGCTGTTTGCCGCGATGGCGCAGGCGTGGAATCTGATCGGCGGCCTCGCCAATCAGTTGTCGCTGGGGCACGCTGCCTTTTTCGGCATCGGCGCCTACACATCCACGATCCTGTTGCTGAAATTCGGCATCAGTCCCTGGATCGGCATGTTCGCGGCTGGTGCGCTCGGCGGTCTTGCCGCGCTCATCATCGCGATTCCGACGATGCGTCTGCAGGGCCATTATTTCGCGTTGGCGACGCTGGCCTTCGGCGAAGTGGCACGTGTCATCGCCAATGTCTGGACCTCGCTGACTGGCGGTCCGGGCGGTCTATCGGTGCCGTTCGTGCCGCCAAGCTTTGCCGCCTATTCGTTCAAGCAATTGCTTCCGCACGCCTATATAGCCCTGGCGGCGCTCGTCATCGTCACTGTCATCTTCGAAGTGATCCGACGCGGAGCGATGGGCTATCGTCTGCGCGCCATCCGCGAAAACGCGGCGGCTGCGGAAGTCATCGGCATCGATACGACCAAGGTCAAGCTGCAGACCGCCGTGATCTCCGGTGTCCTGACAGCCATGCTGGGCACGCTGTTCGCCCAGGTCGCGGTGTTCTTCGATCCCGATACCGTGTTCAGCGCGGCGTCGATTTCCATTCGCGTCGCCTTGATCGCCATCATTGGCGGTGTCGGTACGGCTGTCGGTCCCATCCTTGGCGCGTTCTTCATCGTGCCGATCGAGGAGCTGATGAACGATCTGTTCTCGTCAGGCGCGGCAGGCCTGTCGCAGCTGATCTTCGGCGTGATCCTGATCGTCGTCATCCTCTGGCGTCCACGCGGACTTGTAACCATCTTCGAGACGCTGCGCGCTCGACTTCAGGGCAAGGGAGCGCAATCATGA
- a CDS encoding ABC transporter ATP-binding protein translates to MNTSQPLLEIKGLNAGYGGIDVLHDIDIQMHDGEFVCIIGANTAGKSTILRTISRLVPNVRGTLRFNGTDLATRTAHDIPSLGIAHVPEGRHVFPDMSVEENLMLGAFTARKATDLQQRMERIFELFPRTRERRAQLAGTLSGGEQQMVAVGRALMLQPKLLLLDEPSHGLAPKVVEEMHEAFVKIHRGGTSILLVEQNVSLALDVAARGYVLESGRVTLQGTSAELNENPAVRAAYLGI, encoded by the coding sequence ATGAACACCTCCCAGCCTCTCCTTGAAATCAAGGGCCTCAATGCCGGCTACGGCGGCATCGATGTGTTGCACGATATCGATATTCAGATGCATGACGGCGAATTCGTTTGCATCATCGGCGCCAATACTGCGGGCAAGAGTACGATCCTGCGCACGATCTCGCGTCTTGTCCCCAATGTTCGCGGCACGTTGCGCTTCAATGGCACCGATCTCGCCACACGCACAGCGCACGACATTCCGTCGCTCGGCATCGCGCATGTCCCGGAAGGGCGCCATGTCTTCCCGGACATGAGTGTCGAGGAAAACCTGATGCTTGGCGCATTCACCGCACGCAAGGCGACCGACCTGCAGCAGCGAATGGAACGAATCTTTGAGCTTTTTCCGCGAACGCGTGAGCGGCGGGCCCAGCTTGCAGGCACGCTGTCTGGCGGAGAGCAGCAGATGGTGGCGGTCGGTCGCGCGCTGATGCTGCAGCCCAAGCTGCTGTTGCTCGATGAGCCCAGCCACGGTCTCGCGCCGAAGGTCGTCGAGGAGATGCACGAGGCATTCGTGAAGATCCATCGCGGTGGAACCTCGATTCTCCTCGTCGAACAGAATGTCAGCCTCGCTCTTGACGTCGCCGCACGCGGTTATGTTCTGGAAAGTGGGCGTGTCACGCTGCAAGGTACATCAGCCGAATTGAATGAGAATCCGGCCGTTCGTGCTGCCTATCTCGGTATCTGA
- a CDS encoding alpha/beta fold hydrolase has protein sequence MSVFERLVDHLTAALVKPEVEAFSRGLSLRVRFTVGDQAHDVIIGTPPADSNTASEIGITASADDWALVLAEPAPPTYHSFSSIQLRNSRFTITGDPLAIAQARACFEAIFANLTSYHGVESPFADLSRLTGSYHSITNAAGRTAQIYSEEAGAGTPVLCLHTAGADTRQFHGVMCDPALGDDWRLIGFDMPFHGRSMPPAGWTGEAYLLNQQTYLDWCVSFIEQIVREPVIVMGCSMGAGIAMVLAAERPDLVRAVIALEAPLRPRGRRNGYLTHAKVNGGWHSAAYVRGLLGPRSPAELRRRAAYIYSQGAPGIYDGDLAFYSDEFDGEQIAKQIDGRIIPVSLLIGHYDFSATVDDAYQLAGWIEHARVIEMPELGHFPMTENPAEMLRYLRPVFASLKRSVG, from the coding sequence ATGTCCGTCTTCGAACGGCTCGTCGATCATCTGACAGCGGCGCTCGTCAAGCCGGAAGTCGAAGCATTTTCGCGCGGCCTTTCGCTGCGCGTGCGCTTTACGGTCGGCGACCAGGCTCATGACGTCATCATCGGCACGCCGCCTGCCGATTCCAATACCGCCAGCGAGATCGGGATTACGGCCAGCGCCGATGATTGGGCTCTCGTGCTCGCCGAGCCGGCGCCGCCGACCTATCATTCCTTTTCGTCGATCCAGTTGCGCAACTCGCGCTTCACGATCACCGGCGATCCTCTCGCGATCGCGCAGGCCCGTGCCTGCTTCGAGGCGATCTTCGCCAATCTCACATCCTATCATGGAGTCGAATCGCCATTCGCGGATCTCAGCCGTTTGACCGGCAGCTATCACAGCATCACGAACGCCGCAGGCCGGACCGCGCAGATCTATAGCGAGGAAGCCGGCGCTGGCACACCTGTGCTCTGCCTGCACACGGCCGGCGCCGATACCCGCCAGTTTCATGGCGTGATGTGTGACCCCGCCCTTGGCGACGATTGGCGTCTGATCGGCTTCGACATGCCCTTTCACGGCCGCTCGATGCCCCCGGCCGGCTGGACCGGTGAGGCCTATCTGCTCAATCAGCAGACCTATCTCGACTGGTGCGTCAGTTTTATCGAGCAGATCGTTCGCGAACCGGTCATCGTCATGGGGTGCTCGATGGGCGCCGGCATCGCCATGGTGCTCGCCGCCGAGCGGCCAGATCTCGTTCGGGCGGTGATCGCACTGGAAGCACCGCTGCGACCGCGGGGGCGCCGCAACGGCTATCTTACCCATGCCAAGGTCAATGGCGGCTGGCATTCCGCAGCCTATGTGCGCGGCCTGCTCGGACCGCGCAGCCCGGCGGAACTGCGCCGCCGAGCCGCCTATATCTATTCGCAAGGTGCACCCGGCATCTATGACGGAGACCTCGCCTTCTATTCGGACGAGTTCGACGGCGAGCAGATTGCCAAACAGATCGACGGCAGAATCATTCCGGTGTCCCTCCTCATCGGCCACTACGACTTCTCCGCAACGGTCGATGACGCCTATCAACTCGCCGGATGGATCGAGCATGCACGCGTCATCGAAATGCCGGAACTCGGGCATTTTCCAATGACGGAGAATCCGGCAGAGATGCTGCGCTATCTGCGGCCTGTATTCGCGTCGCTGAAGCGGTCAGTCGGATGA
- a CDS encoding ABC transporter ATP-binding protein, which yields MTILDVRGISRRFGGLQALSDVTFSVPKGQIVGLIGPNGAGKTTFFSTLCGLIKPDSGAITLDGTSIVGQKPHKVARLGMTKTFQNVALFAESSVLDNVLTAGLLRHDVETARERALVCLDRVGLKSVAHKMAGNLSFPERARVELARALCTDPKVLLLDEVMAALNPVEMQEIMDLIRQLRDDGITLLVVEHHMRAIMTICDRILVLNFGRLLADGTPHEVANDPVVVEAYLGRSAEGHA from the coding sequence ATGACGATCCTTGATGTGCGTGGCATCTCGCGGCGCTTCGGCGGTTTGCAGGCGCTATCGGACGTGACGTTCTCCGTTCCGAAAGGGCAGATCGTCGGACTCATCGGTCCCAATGGGGCAGGCAAGACGACCTTCTTCAGCACGCTTTGCGGGCTCATCAAGCCGGATTCCGGCGCCATCACGCTTGATGGTACCAGTATCGTCGGCCAGAAACCGCATAAGGTCGCCCGCCTTGGCATGACCAAGACGTTCCAGAACGTGGCGCTGTTCGCCGAGAGCTCGGTGCTCGACAATGTGCTGACGGCTGGCTTGCTACGCCACGATGTGGAAACCGCGCGAGAGCGGGCGCTGGTTTGCCTGGATCGCGTCGGCCTCAAATCTGTTGCGCACAAGATGGCTGGCAATCTTTCATTTCCGGAACGTGCGCGAGTCGAGCTCGCGCGCGCTTTGTGTACCGATCCCAAGGTTCTGCTGCTCGACGAGGTCATGGCGGCGTTGAATCCCGTCGAAATGCAGGAGATCATGGATCTGATCCGCCAGCTACGCGATGACGGCATTACGCTGCTCGTCGTCGAACATCACATGCGTGCTATCATGACGATCTGCGATCGCATCCTAGTGCTCAATTTCGGCCGTCTGCTCGCTGACGGCACGCCGCACGAGGTTGCCAACGATCCCGTGGTGGTCGAAGCCTATCTCGGGCGGTCGGCGGAGGGCCATGCATGA
- a CDS encoding carboxymuconolactone decarboxylase family protein has translation MSYNQTITLGGLFDEGLKTRREVLGAAYVDKSIDAANDFMMAFQHITTEWCWGYAWNRPGLDKKTRSMLNLAMLTALNRSPEIKLHTRGAINNGVTVEEIKEVLLHATVYCGIPAGLDAFKVANEVLKEMGQVK, from the coding sequence ATGAGCTACAACCAGACGATCACCCTTGGCGGCCTGTTTGACGAAGGTCTGAAGACACGCCGCGAAGTGCTCGGCGCCGCTTATGTGGACAAGTCGATCGACGCCGCCAATGATTTCATGATGGCGTTCCAGCACATCACCACCGAATGGTGCTGGGGCTATGCCTGGAATCGTCCGGGTCTCGACAAGAAAACGCGTAGCATGCTGAATCTCGCGATGCTGACCGCGCTCAATCGCTCGCCCGAGATTAAGCTGCACACCCGGGGCGCGATCAATAACGGTGTCACCGTCGAGGAGATCAAGGAAGTGCTTCTGCACGCGACAGTCTATTGTGGCATTCCGGCCGGCCTAGACGCCTTCAAAGTGGCGAACGAGGTTCTCAAGGAAATGGGGCAGGTCAAATAA
- a CDS encoding ABC transporter substrate-binding protein — MSKTSSTRGGIDRRTVLAGSAALIAAPWVVSPARAQAKQVNIGVIMPLSGANAQFGINSRNGIELVADEINAAGGIKALGGAKINLIVADATSTPTTAGTVAQRMISQNEVTAILGAFASSLTIAISEVTERRDIPLLTMSFADQITGRGFKNIFQVVAKASALGKAQLDYTVAIAQAAGTKIDKIAIMYEDTAYGTAQAGGLRAAAKAANIELVMDDAYPLGITDTTPLINKLRASGAQAVFPVSYLNDSLLLIRTMRQQRITIPAIGGAAGYVIPDFEKGLGEFAEGVLSIAPANYDLDTSLTDRFRKRFGYFMVHEALEHAVALDVLVQAIEKAKSAKAEDVTMALRGGKFTGGWTNAMTGGAVQFDSTGLNTASIPVMVQWRKKELVTVWPKEVAKGTAEWNS; from the coding sequence ATGTCGAAGACGTCATCTACGCGCGGGGGCATCGATCGCCGTACCGTTCTGGCCGGGTCGGCCGCGCTGATCGCGGCGCCCTGGGTTGTTTCCCCGGCGCGCGCCCAGGCCAAGCAGGTGAATATCGGCGTGATCATGCCGCTGTCGGGCGCCAATGCGCAGTTCGGCATCAATTCTCGCAACGGCATCGAGCTGGTCGCGGATGAGATTAACGCGGCCGGCGGCATCAAGGCGCTCGGCGGTGCGAAGATCAATCTGATCGTCGCCGACGCGACGTCGACGCCGACCACGGCCGGCACCGTCGCCCAGCGCATGATCAGCCAGAACGAAGTGACGGCCATTCTCGGCGCCTTCGCGTCGTCGCTGACCATTGCGATCTCCGAAGTCACCGAGCGGCGCGATATCCCGCTGCTGACGATGTCATTCGCGGACCAGATTACCGGGCGCGGTTTCAAGAACATCTTCCAGGTCGTTGCCAAGGCATCGGCGCTCGGCAAGGCCCAGCTCGATTACACCGTCGCGATCGCGCAAGCGGCGGGCACCAAGATCGACAAGATCGCGATCATGTATGAGGACACGGCCTATGGCACCGCCCAGGCTGGCGGTCTTCGCGCGGCTGCCAAGGCGGCGAATATCGAACTGGTGATGGACGATGCCTATCCGCTGGGAATCACCGATACGACGCCGCTGATCAACAAGCTGCGCGCGTCGGGTGCTCAGGCGGTTTTTCCGGTCTCCTATCTGAATGACAGCTTGCTGCTCATCCGTACCATGCGCCAGCAGCGCATCACTATTCCGGCCATCGGCGGTGCCGCCGGTTATGTGATCCCGGATTTCGAGAAAGGGCTTGGTGAATTCGCGGAAGGCGTGTTGTCGATCGCCCCAGCCAATTATGACCTCGACACGAGTCTCACCGATCGTTTCCGCAAGCGCTTCGGTTACTTCATGGTGCACGAGGCGCTCGAGCATGCCGTCGCGCTGGATGTGCTGGTGCAGGCCATCGAGAAAGCGAAGTCGGCCAAGGCCGAGGACGTCACAATGGCACTGCGCGGTGGGAAATTCACTGGCGGCTGGACCAATGCGATGACCGGCGGTGCCGTGCAGTTCGACAGCACAGGCCTCAACACCGCGTCGATCCCGGTGATGGTGCAGTGGCGCAAGAAAGAGCTCGTGACCGTCTGGCCGAAGGAAGTGGCCAAAGGCACGGCCGAGTGGAATTCCTGA